The Deltaproteobacteria bacterium DNA segment TTATTTGACTGCGTTCTTATTAAAGACAATCATATAAAGATCGCAGGTAGTATAAAAGAGGCGGTAAAAAGAGCTAAAAAAACTATTCCATTTACCACCAAGATTGAAGTGGAAGTAGAAAACCTGAAAATGTTGAAAGAAGCATTATCTTTGAAAGTTGACATTATTATGCTGGATAATATGGATATAGAAAACATGGAAAAAGCAGTAGAAATAGCAAATGGAAAGGCAGTGTTAGAAGCTTCAGGCAATATAAACGAAAGAAATATTGAACAGGTAGCGAAAACAGGAGTGAATTATATATCTTGCGGGGCTATAATTCATCATGCAGTATGGCTGGATATGAGCATGAAGATCAGTTAAGCATAATACCAGATATCATTCTTCCCGTTTTTCCGTCCCTTCTGTAGGAAAAAAACATTTTGTTTTCTTTTGTGCATAAATTTAAGGAATATATATTTGACTTTAAAACACCACTACTTTTTGCAAGGAATATATTCGCCTTTAATAAAGAAGCGTAAAATTTGTTGTTTCTCTCACTAAAACATTTTAAAGGAAACCCTTTAGCAATCTTTTCATTTACCTCATAACAATTTTCACAAATATAAGGGCCTGTAAATACCAGAATATCTTCTGGCTTGGTGTTAAACTTTCGATAAAGAGCAGAAATTGTCTCACCCAATACATTTTTAACAGTTCCTCTCCGCCCGGCATGAATAGCAGCAGCAACATTATTTTTCTTGTCTAAAAGCATTATGGGTAAGCAATCCGCCGTTTTTACCCCAATAAACACCTTTTTTTGCGCAGTTATAATGGCATCTCCTTCTCTTTCTTTATATTCGCCACCATTATAGATAAATACTTTATCCGAATGAATCTGATTAAGAGTAATAATTTTATAAGCTTTTGTAACTTCCTTTAACTTGGCAAAATTTTTCTTTACAGCTTCAAGGTCGTCTCCAACCTGAAAACTAAAATTAAAGGAAGAAAATGGTTCTTTGCTTAAACCACCCAAGCGTGAAAAGAAAAAACATAATACATTATACTTTTCTGCTAAGCTGGGCTTAAAATAAAGGCTACCTTGATTTTCTACCTTAATGAAATCTTTTTCCATAAATAAAAAAGGGGTGCATATATATGCACCCCTTTTACTCTTTAAGAAAACTTCCCTTGTTATTTGATTCCTGCAATCTTTTCCAGCATGTCTGTAGTAAGGGATTTTGGTCTTT contains these protein-coding regions:
- the pgeF gene encoding peptidoglycan editing factor PgeF, with the translated sequence MEKDFIKVENQGSLYFKPSLAEKYNVLCFFFSRLGGLSKEPFSSFNFSFQVGDDLEAVKKNFAKLKEVTKAYKIITLNQIHSDKVFIYNGGEYKEREGDAIITAQKKVFIGVKTADCLPIMLLDKKNNVAAAIHAGRRGTVKNVLGETISALYRKFNTKPEDILVFTGPYICENCYEVNEKIAKGFPLKCFSERNNKFYASLLKANIFLAKSSGVLKSNIYSLNLCTKENKMFFSYRRDGKTGRMISGIMLN